CCAGCTGAGCTGCTTGGGTTGGGCTGTGCTGGGCTGGCCCGGTTAGGGTTTTGGGCTAGCTGCTGGGCTGAGTTAGATGTTAGCTTTTGGAATTAAATTTGAATGGCTCAATTCAAATTTAATTCCCATGCAAATTCAAACTCAAACAATCTAATTCAAATTCGAATAaacaagctcaaaagaaatccAATTAACTGCAAACTATTTCACGCTAACATTTTAATGATGCTTAGTTCAAATTTAAGTTTAATTACTAGGAATTTTAGAAAGGGAAAGAATTCACACTTAGGTTGAGGCTATCTACAAGCACATGCACGAAAATATTTTGAAACCCGTATTTTTCACACAAATAACATTTCAGAAAAATCTAGGATGTTACAAATGGACTGCCCTAGGCTTGGCAGACCAGCTAGGGTGTCGTAGATCGCCATTCAGATGAAGAACAAACAGCAGCTAGGGTTGGAAAAGTAATGACAAAGACAAAAAAGAGTAGTTGTGTTTCATAGATTCGATTGTGGTTCATTCAATCGGCCTACACCCTTCAACTATACATGGGCGGTATGGGCTTGTCCAACAAGCAAGGGCCGCACCAAAAAGTCTCAAACCAACAAAACACGGGTTAAGGAAAGTATAAATCTGAGTAGATCTCGAAATCTCGTCAAAACCCGCAAATTCGGACAATGACCGACTCATTCGGTCAATCCAATAACATATGACCGAATCAATCTGTGCTCCTTGGCTCGGCTATGGTTCGGCTCTGAAATGACCGATTCATCCTGTGCTATCACCAATGCTTTTGACCGAATCAATCGCTGCTTGTCGGCTCAGCTCATTCTCGGCTCAGTTTCGGCTCTGAAATGACCAATTCATTCTCTGCTATAACCGATGCTTTTGACCGAATCAATCGGTGCTaatcggctcggctcgttatcGGCTCAGATTTGGCTCTGGAACGACCGATTCGTCAGCGATGCTTTTAACTGAATTAATGTGTCAATTGTAGCACTTCGTCTTTCGTCGGCCATAACTTCCTCATCCAAAGTCCGATTTGGGTCATCCATATATCCATTTCGGTCAATTCGACGAGGGCTATCTAATGGTGATCATCTTTCTGCATTTTGATTCCATCTTACATTCGATTAAGGCTAATCTTTATATCTTCATGCTCAAATTTACCCGTGCCAAATGTGAGTGTCAACAGGCGGCTGCCAGGAGGCTGCTGCTACTGCAACCGACGGCGGCCATGGCCACGGCCACCAACACTTTCCATGTCAAGGGTGCCGCCCATCAACCATCAACGACGACGACAACGGCGGTGGCCAGAGGTGCTAAACCTAGCGTGGAGTTCAACGCCAGCACGAAGTCGGCGCCGGGGAGCAGATTTAACCCGAGGCATAATTATTAGTTAGCCAATCCATCAGTGAAGGTCATGGCCGATTGGCCGGAATCTACAAGCGCCCTTTGGGTCTGACAGCTTGTACCTcttctgatgatcctcttttgtATGCTTGTAACTAgcttgctctctctctctctctctctctctctctctctctctctctctctctctctctctctctctccccttttccttGGTCAGCTTGTAGTAGACATAACTAACCTGGTAGGACTACTACGAGCAGACAAGGTAATTTCAGTTAAAAATAGTGCTGGATCATAGTTAAGCATAGAATCACAAGTCTTGTGTTATTAATAGAAACGATCATAATGTTTTTTTTTCATTGGAGGGCTCATTTTGTTGGCATTCATCCTGAAGTTGGAATTGGGGAAACAAGTGTGTCTGTTTCTCTGCACTCTATGTTGGTAACTGGAGATCCATCTGTGCATGATACTCGTCCGTCTTCCTTCCCTCATCATTGTTGCCATGTTCAGGCACTCAAACAGCATTGCCCTTATCTTTGGAAGTTAAATAAGGGAAGCTTGGCCGTCATGGGTATGCTTACATAGCTTACTGCATCCACACATAACCAACCCCCAAGCGGGATCTCTGCCCCAACAAACTTGACCATACAGGCACCGGCTCTTTTCCCCAAATCCTATCTGTTCATTTCAACTCATCTAAATCACTGTTCCTTGTTCCAAACTAGCCCTCGTCTGACAGCAAATGATGAGAGAGCCATGACGGCACCCAAAAAGGAGGTTATGAtttaaaataataataataaaattaaATTAAAACAACGTCATCGCAAATATTTGAAGTTCACGTCATATCACCAGTAAGTTCTACAGATGTTTCAGCGCTAAAACTGTTCTAACAGTGGGCAATTCTTAAGGATCAATGCCAACGTCGGTTTCTTTTGCCTCAGAAGATCAATGCAAAGGAAAAGGCAAAGTCTAACTACTACATATGACCATGAAGAGTCAAACAATTCCTCGGACCAAAAGGAACAACTTAGCTATACATCACAAAAGCCGCATGCCTATTCTACAAATCTTTCTAATCCGTGACCATTGGTCCTGCTTCGCTTGCAGGACCAGTCACATATAAGCTCGATACTCAGAGATTATTTTTTTAATGTACAAAGTTAGCACAAGGCGCTGCCTTTATAGCCCGATGAATGCTATGCCACCGTTAAATCACTGTCGTTGGGCAGATGGAGATTGCTGCACCTGCACCGGAGGAAAGAAGCTCATGCCTGATGATTGAAAGAATCCAGTTGATGTCGGTGATTGCTGTGGTGCCTGAGAagactgctgctgctgctgctgctgctgctggggctGGCTCTGCGCCGGTGGaagtggaggtggaggaggtggcccACTTGGTCCCGGGAAACCTGCCGGCAGAATGTTGGACaaaggaggtggaggtggcataGAGCCTGCCATCATCCCGAAAGGTCCTCCCATTCCGATCATTCCTCCAGTATTTTGACCAAATTGTTGTAGAAGCGGTGGCAATAGAGATGGcaatggcggtggaggtggtggaaaTGGAACTGGCGTTGGTGGTTGCGCGCCTCCAAGAGTAGTAGGTACTGCTCCAATCTGCTGTTGCACCTGTGGCGCTTGCCCAAAAAAGGGAGGAGCACCCATATCACCAGCCTGCTTCTCAAGCCTAGGCCTCTTTTCAATCTGGAAGCCTGGTGGTCCTCCAGAGAATTCTCCAGAAGATGATCCACCATTTATGGAAGCAGCTTGCTCAGCGGCAAGAGATGAGAGAATGGAGCTCAGCACAGGTGCTGACAAAGATGCAAGCTTATCTGCCATAGCTGCTGCCGACCTCTTGGACTCGTCACCCACTGCACTGACTGTAGGGGGAAGTGAGGTTGCTGGAGTCAGTCGCTGTGACTGTGGAGGTGTTGTCCTTACCCCTGAACCTTGCACCATACCAGTTGTTTGCTCTGGTGGAGTAATCATGAGCGGACTAGGACTAGATTGTGTTGCGCTAGTGGCAAGGGCACCACCCAGTTGTTGTCTAAGTTGAATGACACGTTCAGCCTCTGCTCGAGCAACCTGTTTTGATAATGAGATCAAAGATTAGCAAGGTATCACTTTAATAATGTCATAAAATGGGTAAAGCCTAATTATAATTGCAGAACAGATACAAATATCAAATACAATGATATCACCAATATTAAACAAAGTTAATTGTGACATCACAGATAAATTCCAGCAAGAAAGTTAATTGAGGCAGTGATAGGCAACAAGACACACATGACTCCATAACCTGGGATACAAACTCTATTTCAAAATAAGACCTCAGGCATTTTGTTACCATATCATCCCCAATCAGACAGAGGAATGCAACAGCCAGACAGGGTGGATGTCAAGACCACAGACCTATATGGAAGGTGATGCACAGGGACTATCAAGGTGCTAGGGAAGTAGTCTAGGTGTGGTTTTTTCACAAATATAAATGAATCAGGAAGCAGTTCAAGTGAACCGTGGGATTTAACTAAGCCTGTGGGGTAGCCAAGTAGCAACAGGAGTTGGTAAGATGCATACTTGTGCTAGAGGAACACTAGATGGCTTGACACATGTGCTCACTGCTCACTATCCCAAGTGCATTCAGCAAACAAATAATTCATGAAatcttgattttttttcttaacTAACCTGCATGAATTTAGAATCGGGAGCTGGCTAACGTGAAACTGAAACCACGTTTTCTGATATGTCCACTCCACAAAAAAaaagggagggggggggggggcatttTACATCCgtgtgtgtgtgttggggggggggggggggttgggggAACAAAAGGAGAAAGAGGCAAGAGTGTTCGAGATCTATGTGACGACACACAGTAAGAAGTAGTTAGACAGGGTGGTGATTTGATCTTCTACAATTTCCATCAATCTTGATGGGGATGCCATTGGATGAAGATTACCATAGTCAGGAACAGTACTGTAAAAAGACTCCAAAGATTAGTCAAGAATTAGCAATCTGCCTTTCCCAGTGCCCTCTCAACCCTGCCTCCCTGGGGCTGTCTGGTAGCTGAGCACTGCTGGGGGGCGCGGCTATCCAGTCGCGCCCATGAATTGCAAAACCAAGTCTTCTAACACACTCAAACACACCACAGCTATCTTCTGCAGCAGAATCCTTTCCACCAAATCTACCAATTCACTCGAATATAGGGTATGAGAAGGATAACACCCACTCCCCTACCCATGCCTGTACAGATCATTAGAAATTTAATACTCCCCACTCTATTAAATTGAGCAAAATTTCACTGTACTCAACTCTCGTTGACACCATAGAATTCTAACGAGATCAATTACATGTGTTGGGCGTGATTCAATACTATAAAGGATCTGCTTTGCACAGAATGGGAAACTAAATGCACAAGCAGACTCCATAGGCATGAAGAAAATGGATGAAGCCTTAAAGACCAAAAGTTTAGTATTGGAATTCAACCTAGTGTCAACACCATAATTTTAATAGCTCAACTGAAACTTGGGGAAGATAATCCGGAGCTGGCAGGACCAACTGCACAGGTGAGTCCACTTGCAATGCAGGGGTAATGGATAATATTATCTACTTGTAGGTCTACACATATCCACTTATAGACACTCGCTATTATGGCTATGGATGGAAAAGTAAGATTCTGATGGATATGGATGTTAATCGGGTTCCCCATACCTACCAAAACAGAAAACATCTGAATTCACAGAATGGTCCGAGCCCAAATGCATGTAAAAAGTACCACAAAATACTGTCCTTAACATAAGGCGCACCAAGTCGTTATGAATTATGATCGCTGACATAGACATGCAACAAACACATACCACGCAAACCTCAATTGGTTTAATAATGTTAGCGCCTCCCTAGGAATCTGTGCATGTCCTGCCTCTATTTCTAATTATTTTATCACACTATTCATCCTGAGCATGTGGATGCATTCATCAACGGGATGCCAAAGATAGATGAAACATTCTACTTATGGCCACATATCATGGGACATCTTAGTCAGTACCAAGATAAAAGAATATTGTCCAGGAACTCCAAAATAGATTAAAAGAATAGACAGGACAAGATATATAAGCATCATAATGAGAATACTTACAGATCTAGAACATGCTCAGCATTTATGACCTAATAAACCCCATTTAATTGGGCATTAACAGTAAAGGCATCATAGGACAGAATGACCTAGGACATGATTTTGCAAGGAAATAACAACAAACAAAAAGGACAACAGCATGCAATAAGATAAAGAATAATTCTTACTTGCAACTGACTGCGAAGAACCACTGACTTTGACTCCTGTcatataagaaaaacatataGTTCTGAACAGCACAAGGCATGTAATTGAAATGGAACATTGGAGAGATAATGAAAGCATCAAGACCTGTTCGCTGAGAGCTTCTTTTAATTGATTGATCAGGGATATCCTCGCTGCATCTACACTTTCAAGTTGTTCGATGCACTGCTTTAGGGTCATTTCTTGTTCTTGAAGGTCGGAAATCAATGTCGATGCTGGCTGATTACCTTATGAAAAAAAATACAGGACAAAAAAAAAGCAGAGCACATAAGAGTGCTGTCAAACTTTCTTCAACAGCAAATATTCACAACATTAAATATGAGCAAGAAAAATCCTTACCATTGGTGCTAGCATCGCCTATATCTTTATTTATCCTCTCCAAAACACCAACAGTACTCTTACATTTGTTTAAAGCTGTGTCTTCATCAAAATGTTGATCAAGGACCGGTTGGTATGCAGTCACAATCTTTTCAGGCATCCCACCAACAGTAAGTTTCTACAGTAAAAGCCAACAAATAAGAAGGTGCTCTAATATCCAATCCAATATGTTAGATTCATGCAGTAGAATAAGCAACTTACTTTTACTATTGTACCAGAATCCTTCCGTGAAACTTTGGAATTTGAAGGGGGATTTGAGCTAGGATTTGAACTATTCCCGTTGTTATCCAATATAGGAGGGTTGTCACCAAGAATGTCATATTTCAGACTTTCAATACGGGTCCCAAAAACCTTACGTTCATCCCAAATTCCTATCTGTAGTTCCAAAAAGAATAGCAAGATAGACTTAGTTTTTTTTACTAGCAATAAAGATAAGTAAATGATTAAATTTACCATGAGTAATTCCATAAAATCCACTCATGCTATGAATAGGAACTTTCCTTACAGAGTATTGATGAAGGTCCAAGCAAACTATGACTCACAAACCCTATGCAAATATTTTATACATATAATACTAGTGGAAGAGTCTGAATCGATGTTTCTGGCAGCTGACTAGCAACATACCAAGCAAGACACTCATTTGAGAAATATGTACTCATTAAACCCAACACTCCTAGAAATAGAGAAATTAGGCTAGAAACTAAGAAGGCTATCTGCTTCTCCCGAACACGAAGGAAAGCTGCATATCAAAAAGGCTAATTGTTTTACTAATTGATGCAGCTGTAGTATTACTATTAGCTCACATTTTCTCTACACATGATTATATAAATCAAAATATAATGCACCATTCCCTGATGCAGGTGACTATGATAACATCATCAAAATACACCAGAGCAAACAAAAGTGCTATCTGGAACCCAGATAAGCCTATAAGGGAGTAATAAGGATAATTAAATAATATAGAGCAGCAATAGCATATGGCTCAAATAATTTCCTATAACACTAAACCAGTGACGGTCAATCCAATGGTACTGACACATGTAGATCCTCCTGAATTCTTGGACAATGCTCTCGGACAACTCTAGAATAAAAGGAGCTGGTGGAATGCGAAGAATTAATTACGTAACAGTGAAAAATGATGAAACTTACTAATCTTGCCACCACTTTCTTTCCATCTTCTCCCCCATTTTCATATACATGTTTCAGTGACCTAGGTAGAACCCTCCAGAACTCATTCACAAAGTCTCCTCCCTTGCGTTTGCTGTTTTGCAGGATATCATTCGATAGATACAGGAATGATACTTTCTTATCTTTCGTTGCACTATTAAACTTCTTTTCCCATGTGTCTACAACCCTTTTGGCCTTTTTGCGGTGAAAAATGCACCATTGTGAAAGTGCTGCATAAGAATTAAGGAatacaaaaaaaaagaactgcTAATACAATCTCTAAATGCAAACTTATATAGGGAAAAAAGGACAATTCTAATTTAGAAGGGACAAAAAAAAGAACATATGCAGTATATCTCACAGTTCCTCGCTTAGATATGGAGTGGCATATGCAACATATGGCATGAAATTCCTCACAAAGAAGCAGCACAATAATATTGAAATCATAGGATTCTCTTTTTTACGGTCAATAAGAAGGGCATGCAGCATGCTAATACTGCAGAGGGCACCTTTACTTCAAACTCCAAACATATGCCTTACAGAATTTGTTTAATCAATAGGGGGTGTAGGATGTGTCTTCATTTCACTGGGTAGTTGGCTCAAAATGAAGATATACAGCCATAATATAAAAAGGTGAAGTAGTTTCACAATACATTTTCAGCGCAATAATATGCTGCTACAATTTATTTTGGACATGGCACAGATAACATAAGGTTATGATCAGAATACCATAAAGCTCAATCAGCAAACCAAGAGTAAAAAACGGCTTACTAGTTACTATCATATTAGTACATAAATAACAGCAACCAGAGCAAGCTAGTTTGGCAGTTAGAACTTAGAACCACCTCACCAATATTTAGCTCCTTAGTGAAGGATATGTCATATAATTATTTTCCTCGCTTAATTGGCAAACTGAACAGGATAGCAGAAATATATGTCCCGAAGAGACATAGTGATTATTAAAATATGCAATGTAGAGCCGTAGGAGTTCCTGTTATCATTTCCATTTCACAAAGGGAACGGCCTCGAAAGATAATGAAAATCATATTTATAGAGAGATGGTAACCAAGCATTGGCAGTAACAACAATAATAACAAAGCCTTTTAGTCACCAGAAAGCTGGTGTAGGCTAGAGCTGAAACCAAACAAGAGCCAGCGATAAAAGGGACAATCAAGTAAAAGACAAAAGGGTATTAGTGACAGTAAGATGATGGTAATAGTGCTATTAGCAAGATGATGGTAGCCTAGGTCACCTTTTAGCCAATGGAAGTGAAACATAGAGGTGTAAATTAGTGACCCTTAGGTGCACCTTCAACCCTCTTTAGTTCAAATTTTTGTGCTAATTTTCCAAAAGGTTGGAGGTGCACCTAAGGGTCACCAATTTGCACCCCTAGTGAAACACATGGAGTCCTGATTTCTACACCTTTATATCCAAGGATAAAAACACATAAAAAATCAAGCTCATTAGATATCCAAAACTTTTACCATGATGTATTTACATTTACAATACTATTTTTCTCAAATAAACTGCCTGAGAAAGACACTAAAATCAAGAAAAATGTCTGACAGTACAGTAACCATAAATCACATTGTCCTACAGATACGATAAATTCATACACAAAGAGGATTTTTAACTTCTATCCATGTGCACCAGAAAACTAACAAGACAATAAGCACTGCACGGAACAGGCACACTTAGTATGCCCAATGAAATCCCCTGAGCAGTTCTACTCATAGACATTGCAGTTTGCAAGTTAGCGCTACTTAATCAAAAGAATCTGAAAGGGACAGCAACACCTAGGCTTCGGAATTTGCGAGCGTGCTGGAAAGTAACCATGGAAAAAAGGATACTCTGAATACTCGCCGCTGTGCTGTTGAGCTTGTTGAGCTTCTCGACCAgcctctgctcgctgaaggaACCAactcccccgccgcccgcgccacctgcgccgccgccgacgtccCTCGTTTCCGCGTCTGCATCCGCCTTCGCGGCCGCCATCACGAAGGCTCCAAGTCTCCAACTAATTAAGCTCCCTCGCGGAAACCCCAAAAACCTAGACAAATGTGTACTCCTTGTGAAGCAAGATCGAACCAATCTTGCGCGTAAAAATTCGGAAAAAATCCCAGAAAATCAGAAATTTTGGGATTATGGTGAGAGATTGGAGCTCGGAGTTCTAGGGGGCTAGAGATGCATACCTCGGTAGCGAGTCCCTGAGCTTGAGCGTGCCGCCGCGGATGAGAAGGGGAAGGGGAGCGGGGAGGGGGGCGAAGCCGAGAGGGTTTGGTTTTGCTGCGGTGGCTTTCCACCCTTTCTTTCCCCTTGCCCTTGGGCGTGTGTGTTTCTGGGgttttatttcttttttttttgtgcgAATGTTGATGCCGCTTATTTTGTGCGTCAACTAGGATAGGTGTAAAAAAAAACTGACGTATAGACGCTGCTGTTCAGAAAGCAAAGCGATGGTAATAATAGGTATATGTTATTGTGTCAGATTACGTTAAAATTCGAAGAAAAAACTTGTAGGAAAAGATATGTGTGCTGAGATTAGAAAAATATTGTATGACTGCATAGTAAGTGTTAGCTTAATGATGTATAAATATTAAAGTTATGAAGAGAATACTACTACTGAAGAAACATACATGCTATGAGTTTAGAAAAAAAGCATATTCTACCACAATTGCCATCGGATATAAAGTCAAAGATAAATGGATCGTTAAGgaagaaatgcatgtgttgcgAGTTTAGAAATAAATCAACAGATTGCATGTTATTTGGCTCGTTCACTTCAAATTCTTGGACTGGCTGCAGCTGCACAGCCCAACCGTTCAGTTATAGGTCTGAGCAGTTGCAGCTGCAAAGAAAAGCCGTGTAATTGTAAAACTTAGGATAGGAAATGCTAAATGTATTTTAcatttttaaaaataatttattgGTATAAGTTATTTTTTCTTATTGAGGTAACATGTGGGCAGATATTTTATTGGATTGACTACAATTAGATCAAATTTAAGACCCAAAGCAATTTTTTATTaaaataatattttataatTCTTTTGAATGAAATGGTCTTATTATATTAACTACTTTGTTCTAAGTAAATGCTCAACCACTTAACTAGATCTCGTTCAAAACCGTAAATCAGTGAGATAGGTAACACATTGAAAAGCGTAAATTGATGTGCTAGGCTACATATATACATTGGTAGATAAATGGTCCAGCCACTGCACTCGACCGAACCTCAGCTGAAACACGCAACTATATATGTTGGTAGGCACATTGAAGATCTGTCAGATTTTGCTCCGTGGCATGTAATGTCGGAAGTTTCACTCTATGATGAGCTTCCTGTGCAGTGCGATCGTCAGATACGGAAAAGATGATGCTAGAAGCGCCGTTGTCTGTATCATCAGCTTCAAACCGGTAGAGTTGCTGGCCGGCGGCGAAGTTGCCGAGCAGCTGGTACGAGCTCGGCGAGCCATCCATGGTTAAACAAAGGTAATCGGTGCCTGAATCAATGGAACAATGGATTCTGATTCGACTGTGTTGATCGATTATCATTCGACCGAGAACGGAGAGAAAGAAAGTTTGCACGTACACGCGGCGAGCTCCTTTTGGGTGCGGTAGAGGAACTGCAGCACGTCGGCGACCTCTTCCCGGAACTGGGAGAaggggtcgtcgtcgtcgaggtTGAGCTTGCGGAGCTTGCAGA
Above is a genomic segment from Panicum hallii strain FIL2 chromosome 8, PHallii_v3.1, whole genome shotgun sequence containing:
- the LOC112902330 gene encoding actin cytoskeleton-regulatory complex protein pan-1-like; the encoded protein is MAAAKADADAETRDVGGGAGGAGGGGVGSFSEQRLVEKLNKLNSTAASIQTLSQWCIFHRKKAKRVVDTWEKKFNSATKDKKVSFLYLSNDILQNSKRKGGDFVNEFWRVLPRSLKHVYENGGEDGKKVVARLIGIWDERKVFGTRIESLKYDILGDNPPILDNNGNSSNPSSNPPSNSKVSRKDSGTIVKKLTVGGMPEKIVTAYQPVLDQHFDEDTALNKCKSTVGVLERINKDIGDASTNGNQPASTLISDLQEQEMTLKQCIEQLESVDAARISLINQLKEALSEQESKSVVLRSQLQVARAEAERVIQLRQQLGGALATSATQSSPSPLMITPPEQTTGMVQGSGVRTTPPQSQRLTPATSLPPTVSAVGDESKRSAAAMADKLASLSAPVLSSILSSLAAEQAASINGGSSSGEFSGGPPGFQIEKRPRLEKQAGDMGAPPFFGQAPQVQQQIGAVPTTLGGAQPPTPVPFPPPPPPLPSLLPPLLQQFGQNTGGMIGMGGPFGMMAGSMPPPPPLSNILPAGFPGPSGPPPPPPLPPAQSQPQQQQQQQQQSSQAPQQSPTSTGFFQSSGMSFFPPVQVQQSPSAQRQ